A part of Blastopirellula marina genomic DNA contains:
- the coaE gene encoding dephospho-CoA kinase (Dephospho-CoA kinase (CoaE) performs the final step in coenzyme A biosynthesis.), whose protein sequence is MLGGIASGKSAATHVLKELGAEVFDADRAGHRVLEDPVAKEEIRARFSSAVFDSEGNVSRPKLAAIVFGDSAEHKQALADLEKISHPRIGEELRKARNQARERGVRAFVVDAPVMIKAGWIESCDHVLFIDASRESRLKRALARNWTENEFDIRESAQEELDIKRRYADFVIPNDGDLSQLRDEVAAFWKKQIATSSS, encoded by the coding sequence GTGCTCGGCGGTATCGCTTCAGGTAAGAGTGCCGCCACCCATGTTTTGAAAGAATTGGGAGCCGAGGTTTTCGACGCTGACAGGGCAGGCCACCGTGTTTTGGAAGACCCTGTCGCCAAAGAAGAGATTCGAGCGAGGTTTTCTTCCGCCGTATTTGATAGCGAAGGGAACGTTTCTAGGCCCAAACTGGCGGCAATTGTCTTTGGGGACTCTGCGGAGCATAAGCAGGCTTTGGCAGATCTCGAAAAGATCTCTCATCCGCGGATAGGCGAGGAACTTAGAAAAGCGCGAAACCAAGCCAGGGAACGCGGGGTTAGGGCTTTCGTGGTCGACGCCCCGGTGATGATTAAAGCGGGTTGGATTGAGAGCTGCGATCACGTTTTATTTATCGATGCATCTCGCGAATCCCGCCTGAAACGAGCACTCGCGCGAAATTGGACAGAAAATGAGTTTGACATTCGCGAGTCAGCGCAGGAAGAATTAGACATTAAACGACGTTACGCAGACTTCGTCATTCCGAATGACGGCGATTTGTCCCAGCTACGAGATGAAGTAGCAGCGTTTTGGAAGAAGCAGATCGCCACTTCCTCATCATGA
- the polA gene encoding DNA polymerase I — MMTKRTRQTSLSFDMNTTEEIPEKLPSSTPQPTEETDPDDLRGKNVWIVDSHSLIFQVFHAIPPMTGPAGQPVAAIYGFARDMVFLLEKKKPDYLICAFDMHGPTFRHELYDDYKVNRAEMPEELPSQIQGIRRLLEAMNIPVIESPGFEADDVLAAVAKVVDQQGGNCTLVTTDKDCRQLITDNVRMFNVRKDAFYDAESLLGDWGIRPDQVVDFQAMVGDPVDNVPGIPLIGPKIAKELLNQFGTLEAILDNVDKISGKKRKENLANGREKAMLSKDLVRLRDDVPVEWDWAKYLVSPTDVEACEAICDEFGFRTLAKQLQSLSDPAAGQGSEPVSQLEQSKLEYLTIETLDQLRELTSELAKQTRISIDTETTHTSPRWADLVGISVAWKPGIARYIPIRAPEGDVQLPLEEAIEILKPVLEDPEVKKLGQNLKYDEIVFRGVGVQLAGVDFDTMIAHYLLEAGARSHGLDELARRYLQHETVKISELIGTGKKQILMSEVPVEKVSYYACEDADIPLRLFEILNERLDEEGLNDLFDDVEIPLVDVLVEMEYNGIRVDTDRLQQLSSDYGERLEELESQIYEIAGQPFNIASPKQLAEILFEKRGLPVIKKTKTGASTDAEVLEQLAKQDPLPQKIVEFRQYAKLKNTYIDALPNMICPKSGLVHTSFNQVVAATGRLSSNEPNLQNIPIRTKEGKDIRSAFKASHDDWVLVCADYSQIELRVLAHYSKDQALCEAYQQNEDIHARVASEVYGIPLAEVTSSERRSAKAINFGIVYGQSAFGLAKALDIEKDEAFGFIDAYFRKYPGVDDFMENTLKQCYQDGFVKTFLGRRRKIDGVRSPQKRDRLNRQLLMPERTAVNTVIQGSAADIIKLAMLRVHKTLQASQLKSKLLLQIHDELVFEAPPEEVPELVKLISQEMTGAVTLDVPLVVDVESGQNWAECEPVEIDS; from the coding sequence ATGATGACAAAACGCACTCGGCAGACGTCGCTTAGTTTCGACATGAACACGACCGAGGAAATTCCTGAAAAATTGCCGAGTTCCACGCCTCAGCCCACGGAGGAGACCGATCCCGACGACCTGCGTGGCAAGAATGTCTGGATCGTCGACTCGCACTCGCTCATCTTCCAGGTGTTTCATGCCATCCCTCCGATGACCGGTCCGGCCGGGCAGCCAGTTGCCGCGATTTATGGGTTTGCTCGGGACATGGTCTTCCTGTTGGAAAAGAAGAAGCCGGACTATTTGATCTGCGCGTTCGACATGCACGGGCCAACATTCCGACACGAGCTTTACGACGACTACAAAGTCAATCGAGCCGAAATGCCGGAAGAACTCCCTTCGCAGATTCAAGGAATTCGGCGGCTGCTAGAGGCGATGAACATTCCCGTGATCGAATCGCCCGGCTTCGAGGCGGACGATGTTCTGGCCGCTGTGGCGAAAGTGGTCGATCAGCAGGGGGGAAACTGCACGCTCGTTACCACCGATAAAGACTGTCGACAGCTAATTACAGACAACGTTCGGATGTTCAACGTCCGTAAAGATGCTTTCTACGATGCCGAGTCGTTGTTGGGGGATTGGGGGATCCGACCCGATCAAGTCGTTGACTTTCAGGCGATGGTTGGCGACCCGGTCGATAACGTGCCTGGGATTCCGTTGATTGGTCCCAAGATTGCCAAGGAATTGTTGAACCAATTTGGAACACTGGAAGCAATTCTCGACAACGTCGACAAAATCTCTGGCAAGAAGCGAAAAGAGAACCTGGCCAACGGTCGTGAGAAAGCGATGTTGAGTAAGGATCTCGTGCGGCTTCGGGATGATGTTCCTGTCGAATGGGACTGGGCGAAGTACTTGGTGAGTCCGACCGACGTCGAAGCGTGCGAAGCGATCTGCGACGAATTTGGCTTCCGGACGCTCGCCAAGCAATTGCAATCGTTGTCTGATCCTGCGGCAGGGCAGGGAAGTGAACCGGTAAGTCAGCTTGAACAAAGCAAGCTCGAGTATCTGACGATTGAAACCCTCGATCAATTGCGAGAACTGACCAGCGAACTGGCCAAGCAGACGCGAATCTCGATCGACACAGAAACCACGCACACCAGCCCGCGCTGGGCCGATTTGGTGGGAATATCCGTTGCTTGGAAACCCGGCATCGCTCGATACATTCCGATCCGCGCACCAGAAGGGGACGTCCAGCTTCCTTTGGAGGAAGCGATAGAGATTCTTAAACCAGTTTTGGAAGATCCTGAAGTCAAAAAGCTAGGGCAGAATCTGAAGTATGACGAGATCGTCTTCCGTGGTGTCGGTGTGCAACTAGCTGGCGTCGACTTCGATACGATGATCGCGCATTACCTTCTGGAAGCTGGGGCCCGATCACATGGGTTGGATGAACTTGCCCGGCGTTATCTGCAGCATGAAACGGTCAAGATCAGCGAACTAATTGGAACCGGCAAGAAGCAAATCTTGATGAGTGAGGTTCCAGTCGAAAAAGTATCGTATTACGCGTGCGAAGACGCCGACATTCCGCTTAGGCTGTTCGAGATCCTTAACGAACGGCTCGATGAGGAAGGCCTGAACGACCTCTTCGATGATGTCGAAATTCCGCTAGTCGATGTTCTTGTGGAGATGGAATACAACGGCATCCGAGTCGACACGGACCGGCTGCAGCAGTTGAGCAGCGACTACGGAGAACGGCTCGAAGAATTGGAATCACAGATTTACGAAATAGCTGGGCAACCTTTTAACATCGCATCCCCCAAGCAACTCGCTGAGATCTTATTTGAAAAGCGAGGTTTGCCGGTGATCAAGAAGACCAAGACGGGGGCTTCGACTGATGCGGAAGTTCTCGAGCAGTTGGCCAAACAAGATCCGCTGCCACAAAAGATCGTTGAGTTTCGTCAGTATGCCAAACTGAAGAACACTTACATCGATGCCTTGCCGAACATGATTTGTCCGAAGTCAGGCCTGGTGCACACTTCGTTCAATCAAGTCGTAGCGGCAACCGGACGTCTTAGTTCCAACGAACCCAACCTGCAGAATATTCCGATTCGCACGAAAGAAGGTAAGGATATTCGTTCGGCCTTTAAAGCGAGCCATGATGATTGGGTTTTAGTTTGTGCTGACTATTCGCAGATCGAACTTCGCGTGTTGGCTCACTACAGCAAAGACCAGGCATTGTGCGAAGCGTATCAGCAGAATGAGGATATCCACGCCAGAGTTGCTTCCGAAGTGTACGGCATTCCTCTGGCGGAGGTGACCTCCAGCGAACGTCGGAGCGCGAAAGCGATCAATTTCGGGATTGTCTATGGGCAAAGTGCGTTTGGCTTGGCCAAGGCATTAGATATCGAGAAGGACGAAGCGTTTGGATTCATCGACGCTTACTTCCGCAAATATCCAGGCGTCGACGATTTCATGGAGAACACGCTCAAGCAGTGTTACCAAGATGGCTTCGTGAAAACGTTCCTTGGTCGACGGCGGAAGATCGATGGCGTCCGATCGCCACAGAAACGTGATCGTCTGAACCGTCAACTGCTGATGCCAGAGCGGACGGCAGTCAATACTGTGATCCAGGGATCAGCCGCCGACATTATTAAGTTAGCGATGCTCCGTGTTCACAAGACGCTTCAGGCTTCGCAGCTGAAATCGAAGCTTCTCTTGCAGATCCACGACGAACTCGTGTTTGAGGCACCTCCAGAAGAAGTACCAGAATTGGTCAAACTTATCTCCCAGGAGATGACCGGCGCGGTCACGCTCGACGTGCCGCTGGTCGTTGATGTGGAATCAGGACAAAACTGGGCGGAATGCGAACCGGTGGAAATCGACAGCTAA